A portion of the Gorilla gorilla gorilla isolate KB3781 chromosome X, NHGRI_mGorGor1-v2.1_pri, whole genome shotgun sequence genome contains these proteins:
- the LOC101146761 gene encoding putative GTP-binding protein 6 isoform X1, producing the protein MWALRAAVRPGLRLLSRGRSAPRAAAPSCPARALASVGRRSPGNLEGPWGGGRGLRADGGRSRTGDDEEEPEDADENAEEELLRGEPLLPAGTQRVCLVHPDIKWGPGKPQMTRAEWQVAEATALVHTLEGWSVVQTMVVSTKTPDRKLIFGRGNFEHLTEKIRGSPDITCVFLNVERMAAPTKKELEAAWGVEVFDRFTVVLHIFRCNARTKEARLQVALAEIPLHRSNLKRDVAHLYRGVGSRYIMGSGESFMQLQQRLLREKEAKIRKALDRLRKKRHLLRRQRTRREFPVISVVGYTNCGKTTLIKALTGDAAIQPRDQLFATLDVTAHAGTLPSRMTVLYVDTIGFLSQLPHGLIESFSATLEDVAHSDLILHVRDVSHPEAELQKCSVLSTLRGLQLPAPLLDSMVEVHNKVDLVPGYSPTEPNVVPVSALRGHGLQELKAELDAAVLKATGRQILTLRVRLAGAQLSWLYKEATVQEVDVIPEDGAADVRVIISNSAYGKFRKLFPG; encoded by the exons ATGTGGGCCCTGCGGGCCGCCGTACGCCCGGGGCTGCGGCTCTTGAGCCGCGGCCGCTCGGCTCCGCGGGCAGCCGCGCCGTCCTGCCCCGCGCGCGCGCTCGCCTCTGTCGGCCGCAGGAGCCCCGGGAATCTGGAGGGGCCGTGGGGCGGAGGGCGGGGCCTGCGGGCGGACGGCGGCCGAAGCCGCACGGGAGACGACGAGGAGGAGCCGGAAGATGCGGACGAGAACGCTGAGGAGGAGCTGCTGCGGGGAGAGCCTCTGCTGCCGGCGGGGACCCAGCGCGTGTGTCTGGTTCACCCTGACATCAAGTGGGGCCCGGGGAAGCCGCAGATGACTCGAG CCGAGTGGCAGGTGGCGGAGGCCACAGCGCTGGTGCACACGCTGGAGGGCTGGTCCGTGGTGCAGACAATGGTCGTGTCCACCAAAACGCCGGACAGGAAGCTCATCTTCGGCAGAGGGAACTTTGAGCACCTGACAG AAAAGATCCGAGGGTCTCCAGACATCACGTGCGTCTTCCTGAACGTAGAGAGGATGGCTGCCCCGACCAAG AAAGAACTAGAAGCCGCCTGGGGCGTGGAGGTGTTTGACCGCTTCACGGTCGTCCTGCACATCTTCCGCTGCAATGCCCGCACGAAGGAGGCCCGGCTTCAGGTGGCCCTGGCGGAGATCCCGCTGCACAG GTCGAACTTGAAAAGGGACGTCGCCCACCTGTACCGAGGAGTCGGCTCACGCTACATCATGGGGTCAG GAGAATCCTTCATGCAGCTGCAGCAGCGTCTCCTGAGAGAGAAGGAGGCCAAGATCAGGAAGGCCCTGGACAGGCTTCGCAAGAAGAGGCACCTGCTCCGCCGGCAGCGGACGAGGCGGGAGTTCCCCGTGATCTCCGTGGTGGGGTACACCAACTGCG GAAAGACCACGCTGATCAAGGCGCTGACGGGCGATGCCGCCATCCAGCCGCGGGACCAGCTGTTTGCCACGCTGGACGTCACGGCCCACGCGGGTACGCTGCCCTCACGCATGACCGTCCTGTACGTGGACACCATCGGCTTCCTCTCCCAGCTGCCGCACGGCCTCATCGAGTCGTTCTCCGCCACCCTGGAAGACGTGGCCCACTCG GATCTCATCCTGCACGTGAGGGACGTCAGCCACCCCGAGGCGGAGCTCCAGAAATGCAGCGTTCTGTCCACGCTGCGTGGCCTGCAGCTGCCCGCCCCGCTCCTGGACTCCATGGTGGAGGTTCACAACAAGGTGGACCTCGTGCCCGG GTACAGCCCCACGGAACCGAACGTCGTGCCCGTGTCTGCCCTGCGGGGCCACGGGCTCCAGGAGCTGAAAGCTGAGCTCGATGCGGCAGTTTTGAAGGCGACGGGGAGACAGATCCTCACTCTCCGCGTGAGGCTCGCAGGGGCGCAGCTCAG CTGGCTGTATAAGGAGGCCACAGTTCAGGAGGTGGATGTGATTCCTGAGGACGGGGCGGCCGACGTGAGGGTCATCATCAGCAACTCAGCCTACGGCAAATTCCGGAAGCTCTTTCCAGGATGA